One window of Pseudomonas sp. ML2-2023-3 genomic DNA carries:
- a CDS encoding aldehyde dehydrogenase (NADP(+)): MKILGHNYTGGTRRGESGVYLHSYDATSGERLPYDFVQASPAEVDAAALAAASAYPTFRALPAVKRAAFLDAIADELDALGDDFVSLVTRETALPAGRIQGERGRTSGQMRLFANVLRRGDFYGARIDLAQPDRKPLPRVDLRQCKMGVGPVAVFGASNFPLAFSTAGGDTAAALAAGCPVVLKAHSGHMATAECVADAIIRAAERTGMPKGVFNMIYGAGVGEALVKHPAIQAVGFTGSLKGGRALCDMAAARPQPIPVFAEMSSINPVLVLPEALKQRGASVANELAASVVMGCGQFCTNPGLVIGIRSPEFSRFIEKLAGLMGDQPGQTMLNADTLRSYEKGLAALHAHKAIKHLGGQAQEGKQARPQLFQADASLLLEGDELLQEEVFGPTTVLVEVADKAELIKALHGLHGQLTATLIAEPDDLAAFAELVPVLEQKAGRLLLNGYPTGVEVCDAMVHGGPYPATSDARGTSVGTLAIDRFLRPVCYQNYPDALLPQALRNANPLGIQRLLNGCSTTQAI, encoded by the coding sequence ATGAAAATTCTCGGCCATAACTACACTGGCGGTACACGTCGCGGTGAAAGCGGCGTCTATCTGCACAGCTACGATGCGACCTCTGGCGAGCGGTTACCCTATGACTTCGTCCAGGCGAGCCCCGCCGAAGTCGATGCGGCTGCCCTGGCCGCCGCTTCGGCTTATCCCACCTTTCGTGCACTGCCGGCTGTCAAGCGTGCGGCGTTTCTCGACGCTATTGCCGACGAACTGGATGCACTGGGTGATGACTTCGTTTCCCTGGTAACCCGCGAAACCGCGCTGCCTGCCGGCCGTATCCAGGGTGAGCGTGGCCGTACCAGCGGCCAGATGCGGCTGTTTGCAAACGTGTTGCGCCGTGGCGATTTCTACGGTGCCCGTATCGACCTGGCGCAACCCGATCGCAAGCCGCTGCCGCGTGTCGATCTGCGTCAGTGCAAGATGGGCGTTGGCCCGGTGGCTGTATTCGGTGCCAGCAACTTCCCGCTGGCATTCTCCACGGCAGGCGGTGATACCGCCGCCGCCCTGGCTGCCGGTTGTCCGGTGGTACTCAAGGCGCACAGTGGCCACATGGCGACCGCCGAATGCGTGGCCGATGCCATCATCCGTGCCGCGGAACGGACCGGCATGCCCAAAGGCGTGTTCAACATGATCTACGGCGCAGGCGTCGGCGAGGCACTGGTTAAACACCCGGCGATCCAGGCCGTTGGTTTCACCGGCTCGCTCAAAGGCGGTCGCGCGCTGTGCGACATGGCTGCGGCGAGGCCGCAGCCGATTCCGGTGTTCGCCGAGATGTCCAGCATCAACCCGGTTCTGGTGCTGCCCGAAGCGCTCAAACAGCGTGGTGCCAGCGTCGCCAACGAGCTGGCCGCTTCGGTGGTCATGGGCTGTGGCCAGTTCTGCACCAACCCCGGCCTGGTGATCGGCATTCGCTCGCCAGAGTTCTCCCGCTTTATTGAAAAACTCGCCGGCTTGATGGGCGATCAGCCAGGGCAAACCATGCTCAATGCCGACACCCTGCGCAGTTACGAGAAGGGGCTGGCGGCACTGCATGCGCACAAGGCCATCAAGCATCTGGGGGGCCAGGCACAGGAAGGTAAGCAAGCCAGGCCGCAGTTGTTCCAGGCCGATGCCAGCCTGCTGCTGGAAGGCGACGAGTTGCTCCAGGAAGAGGTTTTCGGCCCGACCACCGTCCTGGTCGAAGTGGCTGACAAGGCCGAGTTGATCAAGGCGCTGCATGGCCTGCACGGTCAGCTCACCGCGACCCTGATTGCCGAGCCAGACGACCTGGCTGCATTCGCCGAACTGGTGCCGGTGCTGGAGCAGAAAGCCGGCCGGTTACTGCTCAACGGCTACCCGACCGGCGTCGAGGTGTGCGACGCCATGGTGCACGGCGGGCCTTATCCCGCCACCTCGGATGCGCGCGGCACCTCCGTCGGTACGCTGGCCATCGACCGCTTCCTGCGCCCGGTGTGCTACCAGAACTACCCGGACGCGCTACTGCCGCAGGCGTTGAGGAATGCCAACCCGCTGGGCATTCAACGTCTGCTGAACGGTTGCAGTACCACCCAGGCGATATAA
- a CDS encoding acyl-CoA synthetase gives MPGSNPYDLGLEQSPVNYRPLTPLGFIARTAQVYPQRLAVIHGARRYNWSETYDRVCRLSSALKAAGIGRGDTVVLIAANTPEMIEAHFGVPMCGAVLCTVNTRLDPAAIAYILMHCEARLVISDTEYASAVGQALALLEHRPRVIDIDDTEGPGGERLGELDYEAFIGAASTDKHWQEPVDEWQPIALNYTSGTTGRPKGVVYHHRGAYLAALSNMLDWQMPRHSIFLWTLPMFHCNGWGFVWTIAVNAGTHVCLRRCEPQRVLSMIRQHGVTHYCGAPVVHAMLAHAPKEWKAGIGHRVHGLIGGAPPQLPVIAALHRMGIDLLQIYGLTEVYGPAVVCAEHQEWSELSTDLLTERKGRQGVRYTAQEDMAVLDPEDFTPVPRDGRSIGEVMFRGNMTMMGYLKDPQATAEAFMGGWFHSGDLAVVHEDGYIQIRDRAKDIIISGGENISSVEVEEVLYRHPAVRTAAVVAMPHAKWGETPCAFVETSPDASIGEAELIAHCRSCLAHYKVPTRVIVGDLSKTATGKVRKVELREHALRLASKDAATPID, from the coding sequence ATGCCAGGCTCCAATCCTTATGACCTCGGCCTTGAGCAAAGTCCGGTCAACTACCGGCCTCTCACGCCGCTGGGCTTCATAGCCCGCACCGCCCAGGTATATCCGCAACGGTTGGCGGTTATCCATGGTGCGCGTCGATACAACTGGTCCGAGACCTACGACCGGGTCTGCCGCCTGTCATCTGCGCTCAAGGCCGCGGGCATTGGCCGTGGCGATACGGTGGTATTGATCGCCGCCAACACCCCGGAGATGATCGAGGCGCATTTCGGCGTACCGATGTGTGGCGCGGTCTTGTGCACGGTCAACACCCGGCTCGATCCTGCGGCAATCGCCTACATCCTGATGCATTGCGAAGCCCGGCTCGTGATCAGCGACACCGAATACGCGAGCGCCGTCGGCCAGGCGCTGGCACTTTTGGAGCACCGGCCCAGGGTGATCGACATCGATGACACCGAGGGGCCGGGCGGCGAGCGCCTGGGTGAGCTCGACTACGAGGCGTTCATCGGCGCGGCTTCTACAGACAAGCATTGGCAGGAACCTGTGGACGAGTGGCAGCCGATTGCCCTGAACTACACCTCGGGCACCACAGGGCGTCCCAAAGGGGTGGTCTATCACCATCGAGGGGCTTATCTGGCGGCACTTTCAAATATGCTCGACTGGCAAATGCCGCGGCACTCCATCTTCCTGTGGACCCTGCCCATGTTCCATTGCAATGGCTGGGGCTTCGTCTGGACCATCGCGGTCAACGCCGGCACTCACGTGTGTCTTCGCCGCTGTGAACCGCAACGCGTGCTGTCGATGATTCGACAACACGGTGTTACCCATTACTGCGGCGCGCCGGTGGTGCACGCCATGCTGGCCCATGCGCCAAAGGAGTGGAAAGCCGGGATCGGCCACCGTGTTCATGGCCTGATCGGTGGCGCTCCGCCCCAACTGCCGGTGATCGCGGCGTTGCATCGAATGGGCATCGATCTTTTGCAGATATACGGTCTGACAGAGGTCTACGGTCCCGCTGTGGTATGTGCCGAGCACCAGGAATGGAGCGAGCTTTCCACCGACTTGCTGACCGAACGCAAAGGTCGACAAGGCGTGCGTTATACGGCTCAGGAAGATATGGCGGTCCTGGACCCCGAGGACTTCACGCCGGTACCGCGCGATGGCCGCAGCATTGGCGAAGTGATGTTCCGCGGCAACATGACGATGATGGGCTACCTGAAGGATCCGCAGGCCACCGCCGAGGCCTTTATGGGTGGCTGGTTTCATTCCGGCGATCTTGCCGTGGTGCATGAGGACGGCTACATCCAGATCAGAGACAGGGCTAAGGACATCATCATTTCAGGTGGTGAGAACATTAGTTCGGTCGAGGTCGAGGAAGTGCTTTACCGCCATCCAGCTGTCCGTACCGCGGCGGTGGTGGCCATGCCCCATGCCAAGTGGGGCGAGACCCCCTGTGCCTTTGTCGAGACGAGCCCTGACGCGAGCATCGGCGAAGCGGAACTCATCGCCCATTGCCGCTCCTGCCTGGCCCATTACAAGGTGCCGACGCGGGTCATCGTGGGGGATTTGAGCAAGACGGCAACTGGCAAGGTGCGCAAAGTCGAACTGCGTGAACATGCCTTGCGGCTGGCTTCGAAAGATGCGGCCACCCCGATCGATTGA
- a CDS encoding acyl-CoA dehydrogenase family protein codes for MNEQHVMIRDAVRRFAEQEIAPVSERLWEEQEFAYQVWKQAGELGFLGLPYPEEHGGGGGDWLGFTIVLEEIARVDAAVASSMMANSTPASLINNYGTPTQKEHYLRPIIDGTQVGCIGLTEPNAGSDAANIQTRAVLRDGQWIIKGSKTFITNSGTDITGPIVIAAVTGTRDDGRKEISNFILPSDTAGFSLGRKLQKIGWRGSTTYEMFFEDCVLPADHLLGEQGAGLKQTLGNISTGRILIGALGLGILQGSMERSVAYLKDRSAFGKRLEHFQALQFKVADMATHAHAARLMLYDAASRKDAGLSCDVEASMAKLFATERAMEAAHQAIQIHGGNGIMTEYPVARAFGDAKVLEIVEGTSEIQRMIISRQVLS; via the coding sequence ATGAATGAGCAACATGTAATGATTCGCGATGCCGTCAGGCGGTTCGCCGAGCAGGAGATTGCACCGGTCTCCGAACGCCTTTGGGAGGAGCAGGAGTTTGCCTATCAGGTCTGGAAGCAGGCCGGAGAGTTGGGCTTCCTCGGCCTTCCCTACCCGGAGGAGCATGGTGGCGGTGGCGGGGACTGGCTTGGCTTTACCATTGTGCTGGAGGAAATCGCCCGCGTAGACGCGGCTGTGGCATCGTCCATGATGGCCAATTCCACGCCCGCCAGCCTGATCAACAACTATGGCACTCCCACGCAGAAGGAGCATTACTTGCGCCCCATCATCGACGGGACGCAGGTGGGCTGCATTGGGCTGACCGAGCCGAATGCAGGCTCGGACGCCGCCAATATCCAGACCCGTGCCGTTCTGCGAGACGGTCAGTGGATCATCAAGGGTTCCAAGACCTTCATCACCAATTCGGGTACCGACATCACCGGCCCGATCGTGATCGCAGCCGTTACCGGCACGCGGGACGACGGGCGCAAGGAAATCTCCAACTTTATCCTGCCGTCCGATACCGCCGGTTTCAGTCTGGGGCGCAAGCTGCAGAAGATCGGTTGGCGCGGATCGACCACTTATGAAATGTTCTTCGAAGATTGCGTGCTGCCGGCCGACCATCTACTCGGCGAACAAGGCGCGGGGCTCAAGCAGACCCTGGGCAACATAAGCACCGGGCGCATCCTGATCGGCGCGCTGGGGCTGGGTATTCTGCAAGGCTCCATGGAACGCTCGGTCGCCTACTTGAAGGATCGCAGCGCCTTCGGCAAGCGGCTCGAACATTTTCAGGCGCTGCAGTTCAAGGTCGCCGACATGGCCACCCATGCCCACGCCGCCCGCCTGATGCTCTACGACGCGGCCTCGCGCAAGGACGCCGGTTTGTCATGTGATGTCGAGGCGTCCATGGCCAAGCTCTTCGCTACCGAGAGGGCGATGGAGGCGGCTCACCAGGCGATCCAGATCCATGGCGGCAACGGCATCATGACTGAATACCCGGTCGCACGCGCTTTCGGCGACGCCAAGGTATTGGAGATCGTCGAAGGCACTTCCGAAATCCAACGCATGATCATTTCCAGGCAAGTGCTGAGCTAA
- a CDS encoding iron-containing alcohol dehydrogenase, translating to MAVINYLTTIQFEQGAIELLPSELDRLGIRRPLIVTDQGVRAAGLLDRVLGTLASPPGAIFDETPANPTEEAVIAATAMFKDNDCDGIVALGGGSPIDLGKATALLATHPAPLQQYSVVDGGVGRITDKVAPLVAIPTTAGTGSEVGRASVIVMKSGRKLGLLSPYLLPKVAICDPDLTLGLPPMLTAATGMDAIAHCIETFLAPAINPPAEAIALDGLRRGMANIERATIDGSDREARWNMMMAATEGAMAFQKGLGAVHALSHPLGAVPGISLHHGTLNAVLLPAVMRFNRPAVGAKYEALAQAMGLSAGVAPDEAIARLTARLGLPVSLGAMGLDRAALPEIAQAALKDHCHATNPRPATAEDYLRMLEESY from the coding sequence ATGGCTGTTATCAACTATTTGACCACCATCCAATTCGAACAGGGCGCAATCGAGCTATTGCCGTCCGAGCTTGACCGCCTGGGCATACGGCGGCCCTTGATCGTCACCGACCAGGGCGTGCGCGCTGCCGGGCTGCTTGATCGCGTACTCGGGACCCTGGCCTCGCCGCCCGGCGCGATCTTCGACGAGACGCCAGCCAATCCCACCGAGGAGGCGGTCATCGCCGCTACTGCGATGTTCAAGGACAACGACTGCGATGGCATCGTTGCCCTGGGTGGCGGATCGCCGATCGATCTGGGCAAAGCGACGGCGCTTCTGGCCACCCATCCTGCGCCGCTGCAGCAGTATTCGGTGGTGGATGGCGGTGTCGGGCGAATCACCGACAAAGTCGCGCCACTGGTGGCGATTCCCACGACGGCAGGGACTGGCAGCGAAGTAGGGCGGGCCAGCGTTATCGTGATGAAGTCGGGGCGCAAGCTTGGCCTGTTGAGCCCTTATCTGCTGCCAAAAGTGGCCATTTGCGACCCGGATCTGACGCTGGGCCTGCCGCCGATGTTGACAGCGGCTACCGGCATGGATGCGATCGCCCACTGCATCGAGACTTTCCTGGCGCCTGCCATCAACCCGCCCGCCGAGGCCATCGCCCTGGATGGTTTGCGTCGGGGTATGGCCAATATCGAGCGCGCGACGATCGATGGCAGTGACCGGGAGGCGCGCTGGAATATGATGATGGCGGCGACTGAAGGCGCGATGGCGTTTCAGAAAGGACTGGGAGCGGTGCATGCCCTGTCCCATCCCCTGGGGGCCGTGCCCGGCATTTCCTTGCACCATGGCACCCTCAATGCGGTGCTGCTGCCGGCAGTGATGCGTTTCAACCGGCCAGCCGTCGGTGCCAAGTACGAGGCGTTGGCCCAAGCCATGGGACTGAGTGCAGGCGTCGCCCCGGATGAAGCCATTGCCCGGTTGACCGCCCGCCTGGGTCTGCCCGTAAGCCTTGGCGCGATGGGCCTGGACCGGGCTGCGCTGCCTGAGATTGCCCAGGCAGCCCTCAAAGACCACTGCCACGCCACCAACCCCCGTCCTGCCACCGCAGAGGACTACCTGCGGATGCTCGAGGAGTCTTATTGA
- a CDS encoding CoA-transferase, whose amino-acid sequence MTKICSAAEAVADIQSGQTVGCVGVIGWLTPDTLLQALAQRFEESASPRDLTFFFPVSVGDAMDIRGMDHVAIEGLMKRVISGNYINTLDPKTGKRPQMMRLIRENKVQAYCWPIGATMHWLREVARRGPGYLTRIGLGSYIDPRQQGGKYTACAEEDLVKLVEFEGQEYLFYPARPVDVALLRASSADEYGNLSFEDEPITSSALAMALAVKACGGTVIAQVRKIVPRQARPVHSVRVPGELVDRVVVAPQAMMTTEVVYDDSYLGGQLFPGGCTAVLPAGADKIIARRAACEIRPGVPSIFGFGASSDIPSVMMEEGAFDGDGLLRHRFTTEHGPFGGIVMSGWQFSANKYPEALLDGPAQFDFINGGNCKVAALAFAQFDENGNVNVSRFGAANPGPGGFIDIAYNAETLIFTGTFTTGGLEVAYEGGELRIVREGSVRKFARHVQEITYPVRLNVATRGQRAMLITERAVFAIEPDGLVLTEIAPGIDLQSQVLDLMDYAPVRIANPLPLMNAAVFKS is encoded by the coding sequence ATGACCAAAATATGCTCGGCTGCCGAGGCCGTGGCCGATATTCAGTCTGGCCAGACGGTTGGCTGTGTCGGTGTTATCGGATGGCTCACGCCGGATACCTTGCTGCAGGCGCTGGCGCAGCGTTTCGAGGAGAGTGCCTCGCCCCGGGATCTGACTTTTTTCTTTCCGGTCAGCGTTGGCGACGCGATGGACATCCGCGGGATGGATCATGTCGCGATAGAAGGCTTGATGAAGCGCGTCATCTCGGGCAACTACATCAATACGCTGGATCCGAAGACCGGAAAACGTCCGCAAATGATGCGCTTGATCCGCGAGAACAAGGTCCAAGCCTATTGCTGGCCCATCGGCGCGACCATGCATTGGCTCCGGGAAGTGGCGCGCCGCGGTCCGGGTTACCTCACGCGCATCGGCCTGGGTAGTTACATCGACCCGCGCCAGCAAGGGGGTAAATATACGGCGTGCGCTGAGGAAGATCTGGTCAAGCTGGTGGAGTTCGAAGGCCAGGAATATCTGTTTTATCCCGCTCGGCCAGTGGACGTAGCCTTGCTGCGCGCAAGCAGTGCCGATGAGTACGGCAACCTCAGCTTCGAAGACGAGCCGATCACTTCCAGCGCCTTGGCCATGGCGCTCGCGGTAAAGGCCTGTGGCGGCACAGTGATCGCGCAGGTCCGCAAGATCGTCCCCCGCCAGGCGCGGCCGGTGCACTCTGTGCGTGTTCCCGGCGAACTGGTGGATCGTGTTGTCGTTGCCCCTCAAGCCATGATGACCACCGAGGTCGTGTATGACGACAGCTACCTGGGGGGGCAGCTCTTTCCTGGTGGCTGCACGGCAGTACTGCCTGCCGGTGCCGACAAGATTATCGCCCGGCGGGCGGCTTGCGAGATTCGTCCGGGCGTGCCGAGCATCTTTGGCTTCGGCGCATCTTCCGATATCCCGAGCGTGATGATGGAAGAGGGCGCCTTCGATGGCGACGGACTCCTGCGTCACCGCTTTACGACGGAGCACGGTCCGTTCGGTGGCATCGTCATGAGCGGCTGGCAGTTCTCCGCCAACAAGTATCCGGAGGCGCTGCTCGATGGCCCGGCCCAGTTCGACTTCATCAATGGCGGCAACTGCAAGGTCGCAGCGCTGGCGTTCGCCCAGTTCGATGAAAACGGCAACGTCAACGTCAGCCGATTCGGCGCTGCGAACCCGGGGCCTGGCGGGTTCATCGATATCGCCTACAACGCTGAAACCTTGATTTTCACCGGCACCTTCACGACCGGTGGGCTGGAGGTGGCGTACGAGGGCGGCGAGTTGCGCATCGTGCGTGAAGGATCGGTACGCAAGTTCGCCCGCCACGTGCAGGAAATTACCTATCCGGTGCGTCTCAACGTCGCCACGCGTGGCCAGCGCGCCATGCTCATCACCGAGCGGGCGGTGTTTGCCATCGAGCCCGATGGGCTGGTGCTGACGGAAATCGCTCCCGGGATCGACCTGCAAAGCCAGGTACTCGATCTGATGGACTATGCCCCGGTGCGCATAGCCAACCCCTTGCCCCTGATGAATGCGGCCGTGTTCAAGTCCTGA
- a CDS encoding MaoC/PaaZ C-terminal domain-containing protein, with amino-acid sequence MREFNSPHRGEVSSLIGTQTSYTRTVSEYDIYAFAGISGDNHPNHVDEEYCKRVGLGARVAQGAMLVGYIAGAVTKYLGLIDRPAVSYGYDRVRFTQSVFIGDTLTVSYRIARADDEKKRLWAEAVLTNQHGDTVCVGTHIIHFQE; translated from the coding sequence ATGCGTGAGTTCAATAGCCCTCATCGCGGAGAGGTTTCGTCCCTCATCGGCACGCAGACCAGCTACACCCGCACAGTCAGTGAATACGATATCTACGCGTTTGCCGGGATCAGCGGTGACAACCATCCCAATCATGTCGACGAGGAGTATTGCAAGCGCGTCGGCTTGGGCGCTCGGGTGGCCCAGGGGGCAATGTTGGTGGGTTACATCGCTGGCGCCGTCACCAAGTACCTGGGGCTGATCGACCGCCCGGCCGTTTCCTACGGATACGACCGGGTACGTTTCACCCAGTCCGTATTCATTGGTGACACCTTGACCGTGAGCTACCGCATCGCCCGTGCCGATGATGAGAAGAAGCGGCTTTGGGCAGAGGCGGTACTGACCAACCAGCACGGCGACACCGTGTGCGTCGGCACCCACATCATTCACTTCCAAGAGTAA
- a CDS encoding glycoside hydrolase family 88 protein, giving the protein MDNKILKRAIDRVLTRIDATLDQPGQGFPHYADQTTGEWTRSPAGDWTGGFWVGMLWLAAWHTKEPRYHDQARIWAERLGPRASSQSAFKGFLFWYGTELGAELLNDETARNLSLAGTRGLLDMYNPQAQLIPLGKEAEEASDVGSNEANIDALPGPVPLLIKHAAALDSLEIARNHLRQHIALCVRDDGSVCQSASFDPQTGALLRRYTHKGIHGESTWTRAQAWAMVSLAQALNRGEMEFRDVAIQVADWWLEHQPKDHVAYWDFDDPAIPDTSRDTSGAAIAAAALLKLAVCLPERRERYRQSAEAIVEALVLRYQTPVDASDSRPVGILTHGCFNRKLGVAMENELIWGDYFLFEALLVLDGRLASERV; this is encoded by the coding sequence TTGGATAACAAGATTCTCAAGCGCGCAATCGATAGAGTGTTGACACGCATTGACGCGACCCTCGATCAGCCCGGCCAAGGGTTTCCCCATTACGCCGACCAAACCACTGGTGAATGGACTCGTAGTCCGGCAGGCGACTGGACGGGGGGGTTTTGGGTGGGCATGCTTTGGCTTGCCGCCTGGCATACAAAAGAGCCGCGTTACCATGATCAAGCGCGGATCTGGGCCGAGCGCCTTGGGCCACGCGCTTCGTCCCAATCGGCGTTCAAGGGCTTTCTCTTCTGGTATGGCACCGAGCTGGGCGCTGAGCTTCTGAACGACGAAACGGCGCGCAATTTGTCGTTGGCAGGCACTCGCGGATTGCTCGACATGTACAACCCCCAAGCGCAATTGATTCCCTTGGGCAAAGAGGCCGAGGAGGCCTCGGATGTCGGCAGCAACGAGGCAAACATCGATGCGCTGCCAGGGCCGGTTCCTTTATTGATCAAGCATGCGGCAGCGCTTGACTCCCTCGAGATTGCTCGCAATCACCTTCGCCAACATATCGCACTCTGCGTGCGCGATGACGGATCTGTCTGTCAGTCCGCCAGTTTCGATCCGCAAACCGGGGCATTGCTGCGCCGTTACACCCACAAGGGCATTCACGGCGAAAGCACGTGGACTCGTGCGCAGGCTTGGGCGATGGTTTCTCTCGCTCAGGCGCTCAATCGCGGAGAAATGGAATTCCGAGACGTCGCCATTCAGGTTGCTGACTGGTGGTTGGAACATCAGCCCAAGGACCATGTGGCGTACTGGGACTTCGATGATCCGGCAATTCCCGATACCAGTCGCGACACCTCGGGTGCTGCCATCGCCGCCGCCGCATTGTTAAAGCTTGCTGTCTGCCTGCCGGAAAGACGTGAGCGTTATCGGCAGTCCGCAGAGGCGATCGTCGAGGCATTGGTGCTGCGCTATCAGACCCCGGTCGATGCTAGCGACTCCCGTCCCGTCGGCATCCTCACCCATGGTTGTTTCAATCGAAAGCTCGGTGTCGCGATGGAAAACGAGCTGATCTGGGGTGACTACTTTCTTTTCGAAGCACTGTTGGTGCTCGACGGTCGCCTGGCTTCCGAGCGGGTATGA
- a CDS encoding LysR substrate-binding domain-containing protein has protein sequence MNLRHMRYFIAVAEELSFTQAALRLHIAQPPLSQQIRQLEEELGVTLFQRTKRHVQLTDAGQVFYIHAKQILRATDVAALEAQRAERGEIGRLSVGFFEHMSYTLLPPIYRAFCERFPDVEVVLRWFPVVDQADALLRGDVDIAFMRPTSQFDGISTETLLTEPFVLAIPEHHPLASQDSVALSQCATERFVLYAPKLAPDFHTMIYRLCAEAGFTPNAALEVGQIYACLGLVSSGVGLALVPSSVQRIHLEHLTYRPIQGQMPLVKVMLGWRSSNTSPLLQSFIDTAKEVMTAFEHERL, from the coding sequence ATGAACCTGCGGCACATGCGCTATTTTATTGCAGTTGCGGAGGAGCTGAGTTTCACTCAGGCCGCGTTACGACTGCACATTGCCCAGCCGCCTCTGAGTCAACAGATTCGTCAATTAGAAGAGGAGCTCGGCGTAACGCTATTTCAACGGACCAAGCGCCATGTGCAACTTACAGATGCCGGCCAGGTATTTTATATTCATGCCAAGCAGATTCTTCGGGCCACGGATGTCGCGGCACTGGAGGCACAACGCGCCGAACGCGGAGAGATTGGCCGGCTGTCCGTGGGCTTCTTCGAACATATGTCCTATACCCTGCTGCCGCCGATTTACCGCGCCTTTTGCGAACGCTTCCCGGATGTGGAAGTGGTCCTGCGCTGGTTCCCTGTGGTGGACCAGGCCGATGCGCTCCTGCGAGGCGATGTCGATATCGCCTTCATGCGCCCCACATCGCAATTCGACGGAATCAGCACCGAGACGCTGCTGACAGAACCCTTCGTACTTGCGATCCCGGAGCACCACCCGCTGGCGTCCCAGGACAGCGTGGCGCTGAGTCAGTGCGCCACCGAGCGCTTTGTCCTGTACGCGCCCAAACTGGCTCCCGATTTTCATACCATGATTTATCGCCTTTGCGCGGAAGCAGGTTTCACACCCAACGCGGCACTGGAGGTCGGCCAGATTTATGCCTGCCTGGGCCTCGTCAGCTCAGGCGTAGGCCTGGCCCTGGTACCGAGTTCTGTTCAGCGCATTCACCTTGAGCACCTTACATACCGGCCTATTCAAGGGCAGATGCCCTTGGTAAAAGTGATGCTTGGATGGCGCAGCAGTAACACTTCGCCGCTATTGCAGTCGTTTATTGATACCGCAAAAGAAGTGATGACGGCCTTCGAGCACGAGCGACTTTAA
- a CDS encoding ABC transporter substrate-binding protein: MIKQLNTHLRKICFGLLVAAPAVQAQVSDGVVRIGVLNDLSGTYAGLSGPGSVWAAKQAVADFEPEKHGLKVEVVAADHQNKPDVGASVARRWFDVDKVDVIVDVPTSSVILAVNEVVREKNKVLLVSGGGSSDLTGKACSPNTIHWTYDTWALANGTGKAVVGSGGKSWFFMTADYAFGHALERDTASVVEKSGGTVMGKVRHPFPGTDFSSYLLQAQASGAQIIGLANAGGDTIVAVKQASEFGITAGGQKLAGLLVFISDVQALGLEAAQGLMLTAAWYWDMNDASREFGRAFAAANGGKFPTMAQAGVYSAVTNYLRTVAVNNDDGNGAEVVARMKAVKTEDKLFGEGSIRADGRKIHPLYLFEVKKPSESKYPGDYYKLLSTIPADEAFRPMSAGGCSLVTLK, encoded by the coding sequence ATGATCAAACAACTGAATACTCATCTGCGCAAGATCTGCTTCGGGCTGTTGGTAGCCGCTCCGGCCGTGCAAGCCCAGGTTTCAGATGGTGTAGTGCGTATCGGCGTATTGAATGATTTGTCAGGTACCTATGCCGGGCTTTCCGGTCCGGGCTCGGTGTGGGCGGCAAAGCAGGCGGTGGCCGACTTCGAGCCTGAAAAACATGGCCTGAAGGTCGAGGTCGTGGCGGCTGATCACCAGAACAAGCCAGATGTAGGGGCCAGTGTGGCCCGTCGTTGGTTCGATGTGGACAAGGTGGATGTGATCGTCGACGTGCCGACTTCGTCGGTCATCCTGGCCGTCAATGAAGTGGTGAGGGAAAAAAACAAGGTGCTCCTGGTATCCGGTGGCGGCAGTTCCGATCTGACCGGTAAGGCGTGCAGCCCGAACACCATTCATTGGACCTACGACACATGGGCGCTTGCCAACGGTACCGGTAAAGCGGTGGTGGGGAGTGGCGGCAAAAGCTGGTTTTTCATGACGGCGGATTACGCTTTTGGTCACGCATTGGAACGTGATACGGCGTCGGTCGTTGAAAAAAGTGGCGGAACAGTGATGGGCAAGGTTCGCCATCCGTTCCCGGGCACCGATTTTTCGTCTTACTTGTTGCAGGCCCAGGCTTCCGGGGCGCAGATAATCGGGTTGGCAAATGCCGGTGGGGACACCATTGTCGCCGTCAAGCAAGCGTCTGAATTTGGCATCACCGCCGGTGGCCAGAAGCTAGCCGGTTTGTTGGTGTTCATTAGCGACGTGCAAGCGTTGGGCCTGGAGGCGGCACAAGGGTTGATGCTGACTGCTGCCTGGTACTGGGACATGAATGACGCGAGCCGTGAATTCGGCAGAGCATTCGCTGCTGCCAACGGCGGGAAATTTCCGACAATGGCGCAGGCTGGTGTTTACTCCGCCGTCACGAACTATCTGCGAACAGTTGCCGTCAACAATGACGATGGTAATGGCGCAGAAGTCGTCGCCCGGATGAAGGCGGTCAAAACCGAGGATAAGCTCTTCGGCGAGGGAAGTATTCGTGCCGATGGTCGCAAGATCCACCCACTCTATCTCTTCGAAGTGAAAAAGCCCTCCGAGTCCAAGTACCCTGGCGACTATTATAAGTTGCTGTCCACAATACCTGCCGATGAAGCATTTCGGCCGATGTCCGCAGGCGGTTGCTCGCTTGTTACTTTGAAATAA